The genomic region TCCCATAACCCCGACGTTTCCCTCAATATTCCCGAAAAAAGCGTCGACCTGCTTTTACTGGGCCATTTTCACGGCGGCCAGATATGGATGCCGTTTAAAATCGAGTACCTGCTGCTGCGCAGGGACAAACTGAGCAGAATGGGATACATAAAGGGATTTGCAAAAGTACGGGACAACTTAATATACATAAGCAGAGGGCTGGGAACGGTATTAATACCTTTCCGCTTTTTCTCGGTTCCTGAGGTGACGGTAATTGACATTTAAAGCTTTCTCCGCGCTATACTCCGTATTGCTTCTATTGTAAGTTCTATTTCGGTCTCGTTGTTAAAGTATCCCGGACTGATCCTGACAAGTCCCGAGTCTGATGTGCCAAGAGCACGGTGTGCCAACGGCGCGCAGTGGAATCCGCTTCTTGTGCAAATTCCGAATTTTCTGTCAAGTATATAGCTGACCTCGGACGAATCCATATGATGTACCAGAAATGCAAAAATTCCGGAATTTTGCTCCGGCCCGGGCGAAAAAACGGTGATGTTTTCTTCCTTTGACAGGGCTTCAAAAAGCATTGTCAGCAGTTTCTTTTTTTTCAGCCGTATATGCTCGATTCCGGTTTCACTGATAAACGAAATTCCTTTGCCAAGGCCTACAATACCCGGTACATTCAGTGTTCCGCTTTCAAGAATGTCGGGAAAAACCTCGGGCTGAAAAAGGCGATCTGAAAAGCTCCCCGTGCCCCCCTGAATGAACGGTTTTATTTTTATCCCCTCTCTTACATATAACCCTGCCGTTCCCTGGGGTCCCAAAAGTCCTTTATGTCCCGGAAAAGCCAGCATATCAATATTCATCCTTTCAACGTCTATCGGGATTACTCCCGCTCCCTGTGCGGCATCCACCAAAAAGGTTATGCCCAGTTCCCTGCAAATCCTCCCGGCTTCGGTGACCGGCATTATTGCACCTGTAACATTTGAGGAAACTGTCATGCAAAAAAGGTCTATTCCTTTTCTTAAAACTTTTTTAATGCTCTGAACCGAAATTCTGCCGTACCTGTCAGGTTCTACCGTTTCCAGACCGATTATGCCCCTGCTTTCCAGTGTTTTCAGCGGCCGAAGCACCGAATTGTGTTCCATTGCCGTTGTTGCAACAACAGAACCTTCG from Thermoclostridium stercorarium subsp. stercorarium DSM 8532 harbors:
- a CDS encoding aminotransferase class V-fold PLP-dependent enzyme; the protein is MIYLDNAATSWPKPPQVIQAMTDILKRGCANPGRSAHAMARQTEDAVLNVREAVAKFFNIKDPLRIAFMPNTTYALNAAIYGVITEGSVVATTAMEHNSVLRPLKTLESRGIIGLETVEPDRYGRISVQSIKKVLRKGIDLFCMTVSSNVTGAIMPVTEAGRICRELGITFLVDAAQGAGVIPIDVERMNIDMLAFPGHKGLLGPQGTAGLYVREGIKIKPFIQGGTGSFSDRLFQPEVFPDILESGTLNVPGIVGLGKGISFISETGIEHIRLKKKKLLTMLFEALSKEENITVFSPGPEQNSGIFAFLVHHMDSSEVSYILDRKFGICTRSGFHCAPLAHRALGTSDSGLVRISPGYFNNETEIELTIEAIRSIARRKL